Proteins co-encoded in one Deltaproteobacteria bacterium genomic window:
- a CDS encoding uracil-DNA glycosylase, which translates to MKDRDLLASVSAWLRFTRQIGATFVPRTEAVQRFLGASETKALRAPYAGSDAPQAADGPGGPPRNGTGRHAPSQRPASLAEIRAGLGECTRCGLHATRQRIVFGEGPEKARIMVIGEAPGREEDETGRPFVGPSGELLTRMLAAIGLARDEVYITSVVKCRPPRNRAPEREEIAACMPFLLDQIRVIAPEFILALGLVAASTLLGKKAPIQSFRGKFHEMNGIKVIVTYHPAYLLRFQGERLRTLKREAWQDLQMLQRAHESS; encoded by the coding sequence GTGAAGGACCGGGATCTCCTCGCATCCGTTTCCGCCTGGCTGCGTTTCACGCGCCAGATCGGGGCGACTTTCGTCCCCCGCACCGAGGCCGTCCAGCGCTTTCTCGGCGCCTCGGAGACAAAAGCCTTGCGCGCGCCCTATGCGGGCAGCGATGCCCCCCAGGCCGCAGACGGACCCGGCGGCCCTCCTCGAAACGGAACAGGCCGGCATGCCCCGTCACAGCGGCCCGCGAGCCTGGCCGAGATCCGCGCGGGGCTTGGGGAGTGCACCCGCTGCGGGCTTCATGCCACAAGACAAAGGATCGTCTTTGGAGAAGGCCCGGAAAAGGCCCGGATCATGGTGATCGGGGAGGCGCCAGGACGCGAGGAAGACGAGACGGGCCGGCCCTTTGTCGGACCGTCCGGGGAACTTCTCACCCGCATGCTCGCGGCCATCGGTCTTGCCCGGGACGAGGTGTACATCACGAGCGTCGTCAAGTGCCGGCCGCCCAGAAACCGCGCGCCTGAGCGGGAGGAGATCGCTGCCTGCATGCCCTTCCTCCTGGACCAGATCCGTGTCATCGCCCCGGAGTTCATCCTCGCCCTCGGCCTTGTCGCGGCCTCGACCCTCTTGGGGAAAAAGGCCCCGATCCAGTCTTTCCGGGGAAAATTTCATGAAATGAACGGGATTAAGGTCATCGTAACGTACCACCCCGCCTATCTCCTGAGATTCCAGGGAGAGCGCCTCCGCACCCTCAAACGCGAGGCGTGGCAGGATCTTCAGATGCTCCAGAGGGCGCATGAAAGCAGCTAA
- a CDS encoding VanZ family protein, with amino-acid sequence MAPSAYQHPRVPALFSLAFAGMILGASSVPGMRLHHVPVSFTTIHFIVYFIFGCLLMWWRMSAPRSTRAGALVQASFMGSIYGLLDETYQSIIPGRTSDPVDWVVDVAGIVVGSSLAALISMGARRP; translated from the coding sequence ATGGCACCATCCGCCTACCAGCACCCACGGGTCCCAGCCCTCTTCTCGCTCGCCTTCGCGGGGATGATCCTCGGCGCCTCCTCTGTTCCGGGCATGAGGCTCCATCATGTCCCTGTCAGCTTCACCACTATCCACTTTATCGTCTACTTCATCTTCGGCTGCCTCCTCATGTGGTGGAGGATGTCGGCACCCAGGTCCACACGGGCCGGGGCCCTCGTTCAGGCCTCTTTCATGGGCTCGATATACGGTCTTCTGGACGAGACATATCAATCAATCATCCCCGGCCGCACGTCGGACCCAGTGGACTGGGTCGTGGACGTGGCCGGCATCGTGGTCGGGTCATCCCTTGCGGCCCTGATCTCCATGGGGGCCAGACGACCGTGA
- the lysS gene encoding lysine--tRNA ligase translates to MGEESLVIQQRKEKAEALERSGVPLYPNAVARPRPIGPIVEAYGTADREALEQVSEEFRVCGRIMSLRSFGKAAFLHIQDGSGRIQVHVSRNRIGTDAYDVFKRFDIGDIVMVQGRPFRTNTGELTLEASVISLVTKSLYPLPEKYHGIRDVELRYRQRYVDLVMNEEVRKVFRTRSRIIQIIREYLDEEGFLEVETPMMQPIVGGATAKPFKTHHNALGIDLFLRIAPELYLKRLLVGGFERVFELNRNFRNEGISIQHNPEFTMLEFYEAYATYEDLMDRTEALFTRISQEITGGLVVEYQGETIDLTTPWRRLTLVDSLVQIGGVPEPELSNRTVIEGRLRELGNPVKGDEPYGKLLTKLFDLLVEPKLVNPTFITHYPTDVSPLARRNAADPSVTDRFELFIAGREMGNAFSELNDPRDQYARFREQIEKRGDDEEIPPVLDEDYVHALEIGMPPAAGEGIGIDRLVMLFTDSPSIRDVILFPQLRPAM, encoded by the coding sequence GTGGGCGAGGAAAGTCTTGTTATCCAGCAGAGGAAGGAGAAGGCGGAGGCCTTGGAAAGATCTGGGGTCCCCCTCTATCCGAATGCGGTTGCCCGTCCACGGCCCATTGGCCCCATCGTTGAGGCATACGGAACTGCGGACAGAGAGGCCCTGGAACAGGTCTCGGAGGAGTTTCGTGTCTGCGGGCGTATCATGTCCCTTCGTAGCTTCGGGAAGGCCGCCTTTTTGCATATCCAGGACGGTTCAGGTCGAATCCAGGTCCATGTGAGTCGGAACCGGATCGGAACCGATGCCTATGACGTCTTCAAGAGGTTTGACATCGGTGATATCGTCATGGTCCAGGGAAGGCCCTTTCGTACGAACACGGGCGAACTCACCCTGGAGGCCAGTGTCATCTCGCTGGTGACCAAGTCCCTCTATCCCCTGCCTGAGAAATATCATGGGATACGAGACGTCGAGCTGAGGTATCGGCAGCGCTACGTAGATCTTGTCATGAACGAGGAGGTTCGCAAGGTCTTCAGAACCCGATCCCGCATCATCCAGATCATTCGTGAGTATCTGGACGAGGAGGGCTTTCTCGAGGTCGAGACCCCGATGATGCAGCCCATCGTGGGGGGCGCCACTGCCAAACCATTCAAAACCCACCATAACGCCCTTGGTATCGACCTTTTTCTTCGCATCGCACCGGAGCTCTATCTGAAACGCCTACTGGTGGGGGGGTTCGAACGGGTTTTTGAACTCAACCGCAATTTCCGAAACGAGGGGATCTCCATCCAGCACAACCCCGAATTTACCATGCTCGAGTTCTACGAGGCCTATGCCACGTATGAGGATCTCATGGACCGCACTGAGGCCCTCTTCACTCGAATCTCGCAAGAGATCACCGGGGGGCTCGTGGTCGAATACCAAGGAGAAACCATTGATCTTACTACACCGTGGCGCAGGTTGACGCTTGTTGATTCTCTTGTCCAGATCGGTGGGGTGCCAGAGCCTGAACTCTCGAATAGGACTGTCATCGAAGGGAGGCTTCGGGAACTTGGCAATCCCGTGAAGGGCGACGAGCCTTACGGAAAGCTCCTCACCAAGTTATTTGATCTCCTCGTAGAACCCAAGCTCGTCAATCCCACATTCATCACGCATTACCCTACGGACGTCTCTCCCCTTGCCAGGAGAAACGCCGCCGATCCATCGGTCACGGACCGCTTCGAGCTCTTCATCGCCGGGCGCGAGATGGGGAATGCCTTTTCCGAGCTGAACGATCCCAGGGATCAGTATGCACGTTTTCGAGAGCAGATCGAAAAAAGGGGAGATGATGAGGAGATCCCCCCTGTCCTTGACGAGGACTATGTGCACGCCCTCGAGATCGGCATGCCTCCGGCTGCGGGAGAAGGGATCGGAATCGATCGCCTCGTCATGCTCTTCACGGATTCCCCATCCATCAGGGACGTGATCCTTTTCCCCCAGCTCCGGCCCGCGATGTGA